The DNA window AAACATCTACACCCAGCTTATTGAATTTAAATCCAAGCCCCCCTGTCATCACATTAGCATCGAAAGACGGTGTTTCAGGACTGAAATGAGCGTTATCATAAGGTGATTCGTCATGGTAATATCCAAGTCTTCCAGTAATTTTATCGGTTATCATATATTGAGTACCGATTCTGAAAGCTTTTGAATTATGGAAGTTTTTAGGTGTTATATTTTTTGTAGGATCATCTGCCTGATTTCCTGCCAATGCGTTTTCAAAATCCAATGTAAGTTTATTGTATTTTTCCCAACCGTAATAATTGAAATCTCCGGAAACCTGCCATTTTGGAGTTATTTTATAAGTTACCCCGATCGTATATTCGTCAACCAAAGGAAGAACTGCTTTAAAATTATCTTGTCCGTTAGCATCTAACTTTACTGAGGAGTACAGCGCCTGAGAAATATTAAATGTAGCCTTTCCTTTATCTGCATTCATGTAAACCGGTGATCTGTAAGCAATACTTACATCAAGCTTTTCTTCAGGTCTGAAATAGAAGCCTAGTCCAAAACCATGTCCAGAAGCCTTATCATCCTTTAGATTTAAATTACCGCCTAACTGCGTAACTGCTTTAGTCCAGTCTACAGTTCCTTTAGCATAAATATAACTTGCTCCTACGGATACCCAAGGAGATAATTTCACGGAAACCATTGGCTGAAAATAGAATGCCTTCAGCTCAATATTCTGCACGATTTCCTTTCCGGCCCAGTTATCCGGCCACTTTACAGAACTACCGTATGGTGTTGAAAAGTTAAACCCTAAAGAAAGGTTATCTAAAACCTTATAAGCTACAGCAGCGTAAATAGGTGTTCCCATAGGATTGTCTGTAGAATAAGATTCCAGTGTCGAAAGATTCTGGTACGTTACTTTAGAATTGATACCGAACCCTCCTGCTGCAACACTTAGTTTCGAAGGAATAAATGACATACCTGCAGGGTTGAAGAACGTTACACTTGCATCTTCAGCGTGTGCACTGGTATGAGCCATTGCCAACTGTTTTACCCCCTGAAGAGAAACTCTGAAGCCTCCTGCATAAGATAATACGCCTGCCAATAAAGCTGTTGATATTACTATTTTTTTCATAGACTATTATTATATAACCCAAATATAAAATTATTTTGGTTACATCTGTTAATAAATCATAAAATTTTAAACGTCAATGCAAAAGAAAATTATGTTTAAAATAATACTTTAAGTAAGATCCTATATAAAATTATCATTATTAAACGATTAAGCAGATTTATTTCATCTGCATTTCATTTTGTTTAGTTTTAAACAAAGGGATTCCCGAATATTTGATTATTTTAGACCTCATAAAGATAAAAATCATAAATTTGCAAATTAAATATATAATATATGAGTTGTGGATGTAAGACATCCGGCGATTCTGCACATTCTTGCGGACCCAAGAAAACCGCGAATGGCTGTGAAAATGTAAATACCTGTGGTAATAGTTATAAATTAAGTGTTTTTGACTGGCTTTCTAACATCAACAATCCCGCACCGAACCGATGTGATTTTGTAGAAGTTAGATTTAAAAATGACAGAAAATCGTTTTATAAAAATGTAAATAATATCCCGTTACATATAGGTAGTGTAGTAACAGTAGAATCGAGTCCCGGACACGATGTAGGTGTGGTAAGTCTCACCGGAGAATTGGTAAAGATTCAGATGAAAAAGAAGAAATGTTCTGAAGAATCGGCACTAAAAATATACAGACAGGCCAATCAGAAAGATCTGGAAGTCTGGCAGGAAGCACGAAAAAAAGAAGATAACGTAAAAATAGAAGCCCGAAAAATTGCACACAGACTGGGTCTTGAAATGAAGATCACCGATGTGGAATATCAGGGAGATGCCTCTAAAGTTACTTTTTATTACACGGCGGATAACCGCGTGGACTTCAGGCAACTGATTAAAGAATACGCCGGAGCTTTCCGTACAAAAATTGATATGAAACAGATCGGTTTCAGACAGGAAGCTGCAAAAGTAGGCGGAATCGGATCTTGCGGAAGAGAGCTTTGCTGTTCCACATGGTTAACGGATTTCAGGTCTGTAAATACCAATGTGGCGAGATATCAGCAGCTTAGTATCAATCCTCAGAAACTTGCCGGACAGTGTGGTAAGCTAAAATGCTGTCTTAATTATGAACTCGACAGCTATCTTGATGCTTTAAGTAATTTCCCTTCTTCTTCTACCACTCTGGATACCGAAAAAGGAAGAGCTTTCTGCATTAAAATCGACGTTTTCAAAAAGAAAATGTGGTTTGCTTATGTAGAAAATTCAATTGCATGGTACGATTTTGATATCGATCTGGTTAAAAAACTGATTTCTAAAAATAAACGTGGCGAGAAAACACTTCCGCTGGAAGATCTTAAGCAGCCCGAAACACCTTTTGCTAGCATTGATTTGATTCAGGAAAATAATGTAGACCGTTTCGAAAAGAAGAACAGAGGAAACAGGAATAAAAATCAGAACAGACCGAGTAACAACAATCAGAATAACCAAAATCAGCAGGGTCAGAAGAAGAACAACAACCGACCTGAAAGACAGGAACGCCCTGAAAGAAGTGAAAAATCTGCTGAAAAGCTTCCGAGACAGGAAAAACAACAGCAAAATCCAAAAGCAAACTCTAACAGCAATCAGCAAAGACAGCAAAAGCCTCAACAGCCGAAAGCTCAGTTGGAAAAAGCAGAAGCTGCTACTACAGGTGCTGAAATTGAGAAAAAACAAAACCCGAATAAAAAGAAATTTAAAAAGAAGTTTCCTCCAAAAAAAGATAACAATGCGTAAAATTTTAGGATTATTTACACTTATTCTTTTCTTTAGCTGTAATTCTTCCACCGAAGGAGAAGTTTTTATGAATTCCGTTGATAATAAATGGAACAAGAAAAGTGAACAAAAATTTAATCTTGAAATTTCAGATCCTCAAAATCCGAAAAATATTATATTTGTTGTAAGAAATAACGACAATTATCCTTACAGCAATATAAGGTTCATCGTCAATTTCACCGACCTTCAAAGTAAGAAAAAGCAAACCGATACGTTGAATTATGTATTGGCAAAACCTAACGGAGAATGGCTCGGGACAGGTTTTGGGGACACAAAGGAAACTTTGTTTCAATATAAACTGAATTATAAATTTCCGGCAAAGGGAAAATATGAAATCGGTCTTACTCAGGCAATGAGAAACGACAACCTTCCGGGAATTGAAGACATTGGAGTAAAAATAGAAACGGCTAAACCGTAATCATCAATGGAAGTGAACAAACAAAATACTGGGAACAAAGGGAAAACCTTCCCTCTTCCTCCTAAAAAGAAAGATACTACCTGGAAAAGGTGGGTGAAATTTATCTGGATCGGATTCTTTGCTTTGGTTTTAGGAATTTCAGGGCTATTCTTTGCCGTATCCCAAGGTTTCGTAGGAGAAATGCCGGATGTAAAAGAGCTTGAAAATCCAGACATTTATGTCGCCTCACAAATCTACTCTTCAGACGGAGTTCTTTTGGGTAAATTTGAAAAGGAAAAAACACAGCCTATTATTTATAAAGATCTTCCGCCTTACCTAATCTATGCTTTACAGGCTAAAGAAGATGAACGTTTTAAAGAACACTCCGGAATTGATTTACAATCAATTGCGAGAGCTATAGCTTATGGAGGTAAAAGAGGTGGTGGCTCTACAATCACTCAACAGCTTGCAAAATTACTTTTCACTGGAAATGCTTCTCAAAACAGAATTGAAAGAGCATTCCAGAAATTAAAAGAGTGGGTTGTTGCGGTAAGTCTTGAGAAAAGATATACAAAAGAAGAAATCATAACTTTATATTTTAATAAATTTGATTTTCTGTTTAATGCAAATGGAATCGAAATGGCTTCGAAGATCTATTTTAATAAGAAAACTTCCGAGCTTACTTTACCGGAGGCCGCAACATTTGTTGCTATGCTTGAAAATCCAAGAAAAAACAATCCATACAGAAATCCTGAAAGAGCAAAAATAAGAAGAGATGTTGTTTTGGATCAAATGCTGAAAACAGGATATATCGATCAGGCAACCTTTGATAAAGCTACAGCAACGCCAATTACAGTTGATTTTCATCCTATAAGTAATATTACAGAAGGCTATTCCGCATATTATAAGTTTTATCTGAAAAAAGAAATCGACAAATATCTTGACGATTACGAAAAAGAAACCGGTAAAAAATTAAATCTTTATAAGGACGGTTTAAAAATATATGTAACTCTTGATTCCAGAATGCAGAAATATGCAGAAGATGCAATCAGAGAGCATTTAACGGATCTTCAGAAAAGATTTGATGCTGAACAGAGAGGAAGAAAAAACTGGCCATTCTATTACCTGAATGACAAGCAGGTGAATGATCTGATGCTTCAGGCAATGAGAAGAACAGGACGTTATAAGCTTCTTAAAGCGGACGGAATGCCGGAAGATTCCATTCTAATGGAATTTAAAAAACCTGTTAAAACCTCAAGATTTACGTGGGCTGGAGAAGAAGAAGTAGAAATGTCTCCTTGGGATTCTATCAGATGGCACAAGAAAGTGGCGCAGGCTGGATTGATGTCTGTAATTCCGGGAACAGGAGAAATTAAAGCATGGGTTGGAGGAATCGATTGGCAGCATTTTCAATATGACCACATTAAGCAGGGTAAAAGACAGGTAGGTTCAACCTTTAAACCTTTCGTTTACGCAACAGCGATTATGAAATTAGGTTTAACACCTTGCTCTACTATTTCTAATGCAACATTTACAAAAGGAAACTATCGTGTTCCGGGAAGAGGCGGAATGCTTACTTTAAAAGATGCATTGGCACACTCGCAAAACCCTGTTGCACTTCGTCTTGCCGAAATGACGGGAACACAAAGTGTAATTCAGACGGCCAGAGATTTGGGAGTAACGGAAGAAATCTCCACAAGTTTACCAATGGCTCTTGGAGCTTCGGATATTACCATCTACGAAATGGTTGGAGCTTACAGTACTTTTGCTAACTACGGAAACTACAATAAACCGGAAATGATCTGGAGAATTGAAGATGCCAACAGCAGAGTAATTAAAGAAGTAAATGTAGAACCTAAAGAAGTGATGAATCCGCTGTACGCTTATACCATGATTGAACTGATGAAAGGTGTAGCACAATACGGAACCGCTTCAGGGGAACTGGGAAGAAAAGGAATTTCAAAAGATATCGAAATTGCAGGTAAAACAGGAACAACCCAGAACAACTCAGACGGTTGGTTTATGGGAATCGTACCGAAACTGGCAACCGGAGCATGGGTTGGATGGGAAGATAGAGCCACCCACTTCTACGGAACCGGAGAAGGACAGGGAGCTAAAATGGCATTACCAATCTGGGCAATCTACATGAAGAAAGTATGGGCAGATAAAAGCTTAAAAATCTCTCCAGATGATAAATTCGTAAAACCTTCGGAGTGGAAAGACGGCTGTTCAAACCTTAAAGGATTAGGAGCAGGTTATGGAGATGATGGCGGATTACAGACGCTTGATGAGATTAAAAATCCGAAACCGGCAGATCCAAGCGGACCAAAAACATCCGGTAAAAAAGAAGAAAATGTAAACGAAAACCTGAATACGGGGGAAGACATAGACTTCAATAATAAATAAATTCTTTTTTAGAAATACACAAGACCTTTCAATCATTTGGAAGGTCTTTTCTTTTTAATTTATACCTTTGAAGGATGAATATCGAAAATATACAGCAACCCTTTATAAAAAAATTTCCAGGAGACTTCTCAGGCAATACCCTACAGAGAAATACTCCGAAAGTCTTATTTTCCACCGTTGAACCAGCAGGTTTAAACAACCCTGAATTAATTGCTTTCAACGAAAAACTTTCAGAAGCAATAGGACTTGGAAAATTTGAGGATAAAGATCTTAATTTTCTCGCCGCAACTCATCTACCCGAAAATATCAAAACCTACTCCACCGCTTATGCAGGACATCAGTTCGGAAACTGGGCAGGACAATTAGGAGACGGAAGAGCCATTCTTGCCGGAGAAATTGAAAATAATTCAGGAAAGAGAAACGAAATACAGTGGAAAGGAGCCGGAGCAACCCCTTACTCCAGACACGCAGACGGAAGAGCCGTTTTAAGATCATCTGTTCGAGAATATTTAATGAGTGAAGCAATGTTTCACTTAGGAGTTCCGACAACCAGAGCATTGAGTTTAGCACTTACCGGAGAAGAGGTCGTAAGAGATATTATGTACAGTGGAAATCCGCAACTGGAAAAAGGAGCGGTAGTCATCAGAATCGCAGAAAGCTTTCTTAGATTCGGTCATTTTGAATTGATGTCTGCCCAACAGGAATACAAAACATTGCAGGAACTTGCAGATGACACCATTCATCATTACTTTAAAGAAATTTCTTCGGAAGGGATTCAGAAGTACAAAGATTTCTTCGAAAATGTGTGCAGGAGAACGGCAGATCTTATGGTGGAATGGTATCGTGTAGGATTTGTTCATGGGGTGATGAATACCGACAATATGTCAATTTTAGGTTTAACCATCGATTATGGTCCTTATTCGATGATGGATGAATATGATTTAAATTTCACTCCAAACACCACCGACCTTCCCGGAAGAAGATATGCTTTCGGAAAACAGGGACAGATTTCCCAATGGAACTTATGGCAATTGGCAAATGCCCTTCATCCTTTAATTAAAGATGAAAAATTTCTGGAAGATGTTTTAAATGATTACGGAAGTTATTTCTGGGAATCACATGACAGGATGCTTTGCAGAAAATTTGGTTTTGATCAGTTACTAACCAGCGATGAAAAATTTTTTACAACATGGCAAAGTCTGATGCAAGATCTTCAGCTAGATTACACTTTATTTTTCAATGAGCTTGAAAAATATGATGACCAAAAAGATCTCAGACAACAATTTGAAAACGTTTCTTACACATTTTTAAATGATGAAAAGCTTTCGAAACTGGACGATTTTATTAAAACATATCAGTCAAGGTTAGAAAAAAATATTATTTCAAGAGAAAAATCTTTGGAAATAATGCATAAGACCAACCCTAAATTTATTCTTAGGAATTATCTGCTGTATCAATGCATTGAAGAAATTAATAACGGTAAAACCGATTTGCTTACAAAACTGACTCACGCTTTAGAAAATCCGTACCACACCATTTATCCTGAATTTTCAGTGAAAAGACCTTCCGGCTATGATGGCGTTTCGGGATGCTCGATGCTTTCCTGCAGTTCTTAATTTTAAAATCATAAAATCAATACAAAAACTCATCAAAATTGGTGGGTTTTTTATTTTACTTTTGCAGAAAGTTTTTGCAGGTGTCAAAATTCAAAACAAAATTTATCGGCTTTTTTAAATTGCTTTTTCCGTCAACGGGAATTGAACTTATTGTTTTTCTTTTCTTTCTCGTCGCTTACGGATATATGGGATCATACATTGCGATTCATCACAAAATTATCTTTGACGGAAGAATTCCTTGGGATGCATATTTCAGCTTCGATAACAAATCTATTGTAATGACTGGCGGAAGTTTTGAAAGACACCCGCTCTCCTATTATTTTTTTAACTGGATCCGAGAACTGGCTTTACTTTTCTCTAATGGCAAAATGGATGGAAATTTTCGTTTTGCTTTAGCCTGGATGAGTAATCTCGCGGTAAGCCTAAGCGTTCTTCAGGTGTTTAAATATCTCAAGAATATTATCCGGCTTCCTTTAACTTTAAGCATCTTATTAATTTTGTTTTTCGGAGCATTTTCAACGAATATTCTCCTTTCTTTTACACCGGAAAATTTTACCTATACCTTGTTTTTTCTAACGCTATTTAATCATTATTCCGCAATAAAACTAAAAAAAGAAGAGAGAATTCCGGCTTTGGCACTGGCTTTTTCAGGAATTACCATAGGAGGTTTAACGGTAACAAATATTGTAAAAGTCTTCATACCCGTAGCTTTTGAAAAGAGCCTTTTTAAAGACTGGAAAAAACTCGGGAATGCAGTTTTAAGAGGAGTTTTTACCTGCATATGTTTCATTTTGCTTTATCTGAACAGAATTAATTTCAACTACGAAAACATCTTCAGCAAAACCAATGAACAGTATGAAAAATTCTCCAATGTAAATTCTACGCCGACCTGGGATATGATTCTTTCGTACTTTTTTGGCGGAAATATTCTGTTTTCAAATTTCCTGATCCGCGACAAACACAATATGAGCGGCTATCATTACAAAGGGATTATAATGACCGTTTATTCATCATGGATCCCCTATATTTTTATTGTTGTTTTACTGACATTGATTTGTTGGAGTTATTATAAAAATTTCAGAAATAAACTCGTTCAGGTTTTAATGATTTCATTTCTGTTGGATGTTATCATTCACTGCGTTATGCGTTTCGGGCTCCACACTTCTTACATCTACGGAGGTCACTTCGTTTTTATTTATCCTCTATTAATTGGATGGCTGTTTTTTGCTTATAAAGAATCGCCAAAAATATTATCGTTTTTAACAGCTGTTTTCATCATTCTGTTTGCTTATCTTATCACAAATAACTATTTAAGAATGACAGAATTCTTTTGGTTTTTAAATAATTTTTATTAAAAATTAACTTCTTCTTCTGAAAAATTAAATTTTATAAACATAACAAAAAAGCTGAGAAATAATTTTTCCCAGCTTTTATTTTGTATGGATGATTTTAAATTATTTTGCTTCCGCACAGAAAATTCTGTACTGCACCGCAACCGCCGATTTAAAATATTCTTTTACCTTTGAAAGATCAGAAGCTGCACTTTGCTTTGTGAAATAGCTTCCTGCCAGAATTTTATAATTCGGTCTTAGAGAAGCATCTGTTTCCACTTTCAGGTTAGGAAATCTCTTTCTGAAATAAGCTTTTACCTCATTGGCTTCCTCATTACTCTTCACTGTTGTTATCTGAATTTTAAAGCCTAAAATTCTGGGGTTTTTTCTGCATATTTCAGCGTTGGTAAGCTCTCTGTTAGGAACATAAATTTTAGTAGGTTTTGATGGAGTATAATCCTCATCATCACTTCTTAAAGAAACTGACGAAGCTGTTTTGGAGCATTTATCTTCGATACTTTCCAAAGCAGTATTTACCTTAGCATCCATCGTTATGGTGAGCTCTGTCCCCGACAAAGTATCTTTTTTTACAACCTGTTGTGCATCAACACCATAAAATGCAAGCACAGAAACCACCGAAATTATTTTGATTAAATTTTTCATTTAAACTTGTTTCCGCAAATTTATACAAATTAAAAAATTATACCAAACGTGGTTATTTAGAATAATTACAAATTAAAAGGAAATGACATTTTCCCCTTTCCATATACCGTTAAATTCCTGTTAAATATATTATTTTTGCGGGATTGATTGAATGTTCAATATTTACTAACATAAGATAATTTAAATGATTAGTTGGAGAAAGCATTATAGACAGACGTTGATCGCAATAGGCTTATTGCTATCGACCAGTGCTTCAATTTACGGGCAGGACGGTGATCCTAAGAATGGTGAAAAGCTTTTCAAAGCGAATTGTACTGCATGTCACGCACTAGACAAACAAGTTGTAGGACCACCTCTGAAGGGTGTTGTAGAAAGAGTAAAGACGGAGGGTGGTGTAGACAAAGACTGGCTTCACAAGTGGATCAAAAACAACAAGGAACTGAGAGCTTCTGGAGACAAGTACGCCAATGAAATTTTCGAAAAATTCAACAAGACTGAGATGCAAGTCTTTCCAAATCTTACAGATAAGGATATAGACGATATCTTAGCGTACACAACTAATCCTCCGGCTCCTGAAGAGCCTAAAAAGGATGCTACTGTACAAGCAGGCACAACAGACGGTGCACAGGCTGCACCTCAAAGCTCTACAACTACAAACGTAGTAATCATTTCTCTTTTAGCAATCGCTGCTTTATTAGTTTGGATCTTATTAAAATTAAGACAATTAGTAAAACTGGGGCAATCTGAAGACTTAGCTGGTCTTAACGAAACAAGAGTTAAATCCTTCAGCGAAATCTATGCAAAATATCATTATGTAGGAAAAGGATTAATTGCAATTCTTGCGCTTCTGGCAACCTATGGAATCTGGAACTGGATCATGTGGATCGGGGTTTACAAAGGATACAAGCCGGAACAGCCTATCTATTTCTCACATAAAATCCACGCGGGAGAACAGAAAATCAACTGTCAGTTATGTCACTCCAGTGCAAAATACGGTAAAGTATCTGAAATTCCTTCTATGAACGTTTGTATGAACTGCCACAGAACAATTTCTGAATATAACGCACAACACTATATGGAGCCTGGTAAAGACAAGGCTTTCTATGACGGAGAAATCCAGAAAATCTATGCGGCTACAGGCTGGGATCCTGCAAAACAACAGTACACAGGAAAAACACAGCCGGTTGAATGGACAAGAATCCACAACATGCCGGACTTCGTATACTTCAACCACGCACAGCACGTTGTAGCAGGTGAACAGGCAATCATCAATTCTTTCAACAAAAAGAACCCTGACAACAAAATTGATGTTGTATGTAAAGCTTGTCACGGAAAAATCGATACAATGAATGTTGTCCAGATGGCTAACGACTTTACAATGGGATGGTGTATCGAGTGTCACAGAACTACAGAAGTTGACATGAACAACGGTTATAATAAAGAATACTTCAAAAATCTACACGACAAGTTGAAAAAACAGTACCCTAAAGATGGTGGTAAGATTACGGTAGATGCTATTGGAGGTCTTGAGTGTGGTAAATGTCATTATTAATAACTAAAAATTAGAAGTATCAAATGGCTTCAAACAAAATACAATTCAGAAGTATTCACGAACTTAAAGATCCGGCTTTAAACAATAAGCTGGCTCAGAAAGAG is part of the Chryseobacterium indicum genome and encodes:
- a CDS encoding c-type cytochrome, with protein sequence MISWRKHYRQTLIAIGLLLSTSASIYGQDGDPKNGEKLFKANCTACHALDKQVVGPPLKGVVERVKTEGGVDKDWLHKWIKNNKELRASGDKYANEIFEKFNKTEMQVFPNLTDKDIDDILAYTTNPPAPEEPKKDATVQAGTTDGAQAAPQSSTTTNVVIISLLAIAALLVWILLKLRQLVKLGQSEDLAGLNETRVKSFSEIYAKYHYVGKGLIAILALLATYGIWNWIMWIGVYKGYKPEQPIYFSHKIHAGEQKINCQLCHSSAKYGKVSEIPSMNVCMNCHRTISEYNAQHYMEPGKDKAFYDGEIQKIYAATGWDPAKQQYTGKTQPVEWTRIHNMPDFVYFNHAQHVVAGEQAIINSFNKKNPDNKIDVVCKACHGKIDTMNVVQMANDFTMGWCIECHRTTEVDMNNGYNKEYFKNLHDKLKKQYPKDGGKITVDAIGGLECGKCHY
- a CDS encoding DUF6080 domain-containing protein codes for the protein MSKFKTKFIGFFKLLFPSTGIELIVFLFFLVAYGYMGSYIAIHHKIIFDGRIPWDAYFSFDNKSIVMTGGSFERHPLSYYFFNWIRELALLFSNGKMDGNFRFALAWMSNLAVSLSVLQVFKYLKNIIRLPLTLSILLILFFGAFSTNILLSFTPENFTYTLFFLTLFNHYSAIKLKKEERIPALALAFSGITIGGLTVTNIVKVFIPVAFEKSLFKDWKKLGNAVLRGVFTCICFILLYLNRINFNYENIFSKTNEQYEKFSNVNSTPTWDMILSYFFGGNILFSNFLIRDKHNMSGYHYKGIIMTVYSSWIPYIFIVVLLTLICWSYYKNFRNKLVQVLMISFLLDVIIHCVMRFGLHTSYIYGGHFVFIYPLLIGWLFFAYKESPKILSFLTAVFIILFAYLITNNYLRMTEFFWFLNNFY
- a CDS encoding PSP1 domain-containing protein yields the protein MSCGCKTSGDSAHSCGPKKTANGCENVNTCGNSYKLSVFDWLSNINNPAPNRCDFVEVRFKNDRKSFYKNVNNIPLHIGSVVTVESSPGHDVGVVSLTGELVKIQMKKKKCSEESALKIYRQANQKDLEVWQEARKKEDNVKIEARKIAHRLGLEMKITDVEYQGDASKVTFYYTADNRVDFRQLIKEYAGAFRTKIDMKQIGFRQEAAKVGGIGSCGRELCCSTWLTDFRSVNTNVARYQQLSINPQKLAGQCGKLKCCLNYELDSYLDALSNFPSSSTTLDTEKGRAFCIKIDVFKKKMWFAYVENSIAWYDFDIDLVKKLISKNKRGEKTLPLEDLKQPETPFASIDLIQENNVDRFEKKNRGNRNKNQNRPSNNNQNNQNQQGQKKNNNRPERQERPERSEKSAEKLPRQEKQQQNPKANSNSNQQRQQKPQQPKAQLEKAEAATTGAEIEKKQNPNKKKFKKKFPPKKDNNA
- a CDS encoding protein adenylyltransferase SelO, producing MNIENIQQPFIKKFPGDFSGNTLQRNTPKVLFSTVEPAGLNNPELIAFNEKLSEAIGLGKFEDKDLNFLAATHLPENIKTYSTAYAGHQFGNWAGQLGDGRAILAGEIENNSGKRNEIQWKGAGATPYSRHADGRAVLRSSVREYLMSEAMFHLGVPTTRALSLALTGEEVVRDIMYSGNPQLEKGAVVIRIAESFLRFGHFELMSAQQEYKTLQELADDTIHHYFKEISSEGIQKYKDFFENVCRRTADLMVEWYRVGFVHGVMNTDNMSILGLTIDYGPYSMMDEYDLNFTPNTTDLPGRRYAFGKQGQISQWNLWQLANALHPLIKDEKFLEDVLNDYGSYFWESHDRMLCRKFGFDQLLTSDEKFFTTWQSLMQDLQLDYTLFFNELEKYDDQKDLRQQFENVSYTFLNDEKLSKLDDFIKTYQSRLEKNIISREKSLEIMHKTNPKFILRNYLLYQCIEEINNGKTDLLTKLTHALENPYHTIYPEFSVKRPSGYDGVSGCSMLSCSS
- a CDS encoding OmpP1/FadL family transporter — translated: MKKIVISTALLAGVLSYAGGFRVSLQGVKQLAMAHTSAHAEDASVTFFNPAGMSFIPSKLSVAAGGFGINSKVTYQNLSTLESYSTDNPMGTPIYAAVAYKVLDNLSLGFNFSTPYGSSVKWPDNWAGKEIVQNIELKAFYFQPMVSVKLSPWVSVGASYIYAKGTVDWTKAVTQLGGNLNLKDDKASGHGFGLGFYFRPEEKLDVSIAYRSPVYMNADKGKATFNISQALYSSVKLDANGQDNFKAVLPLVDEYTIGVTYKITPKWQVSGDFNYYGWEKYNKLTLDFENALAGNQADDPTKNITPKNFHNSKAFRIGTQYMITDKITGRLGYYHDESPYDNAHFSPETPSFDANVMTGGLGFKFNKLGVDVSGAYSFQKSRDISNAFYNFYGQAKARAFYFGLGLSYNAF
- a CDS encoding penicillin-binding protein 1A; this translates as MEVNKQNTGNKGKTFPLPPKKKDTTWKRWVKFIWIGFFALVLGISGLFFAVSQGFVGEMPDVKELENPDIYVASQIYSSDGVLLGKFEKEKTQPIIYKDLPPYLIYALQAKEDERFKEHSGIDLQSIARAIAYGGKRGGGSTITQQLAKLLFTGNASQNRIERAFQKLKEWVVAVSLEKRYTKEEIITLYFNKFDFLFNANGIEMASKIYFNKKTSELTLPEAATFVAMLENPRKNNPYRNPERAKIRRDVVLDQMLKTGYIDQATFDKATATPITVDFHPISNITEGYSAYYKFYLKKEIDKYLDDYEKETGKKLNLYKDGLKIYVTLDSRMQKYAEDAIREHLTDLQKRFDAEQRGRKNWPFYYLNDKQVNDLMLQAMRRTGRYKLLKADGMPEDSILMEFKKPVKTSRFTWAGEEEVEMSPWDSIRWHKKVAQAGLMSVIPGTGEIKAWVGGIDWQHFQYDHIKQGKRQVGSTFKPFVYATAIMKLGLTPCSTISNATFTKGNYRVPGRGGMLTLKDALAHSQNPVALRLAEMTGTQSVIQTARDLGVTEEISTSLPMALGASDITIYEMVGAYSTFANYGNYNKPEMIWRIEDANSRVIKEVNVEPKEVMNPLYAYTMIELMKGVAQYGTASGELGRKGISKDIEIAGKTGTTQNNSDGWFMGIVPKLATGAWVGWEDRATHFYGTGEGQGAKMALPIWAIYMKKVWADKSLKISPDDKFVKPSEWKDGCSNLKGLGAGYGDDGGLQTLDEIKNPKPADPSGPKTSGKKEENVNENLNTGEDIDFNNK
- a CDS encoding SPOR domain-containing protein, which gives rise to MKNLIKIISVVSVLAFYGVDAQQVVKKDTLSGTELTITMDAKVNTALESIEDKCSKTASSVSLRSDDEDYTPSKPTKIYVPNRELTNAEICRKNPRILGFKIQITTVKSNEEANEVKAYFRKRFPNLKVETDASLRPNYKILAGSYFTKQSAASDLSKVKEYFKSAVAVQYRIFCAEAK
- a CDS encoding gliding motility lipoprotein GldH yields the protein MRKILGLFTLILFFSCNSSTEGEVFMNSVDNKWNKKSEQKFNLEISDPQNPKNIIFVVRNNDNYPYSNIRFIVNFTDLQSKKKQTDTLNYVLAKPNGEWLGTGFGDTKETLFQYKLNYKFPAKGKYEIGLTQAMRNDNLPGIEDIGVKIETAKP